A window from Acinonyx jubatus isolate Ajub_Pintada_27869175 chromosome E1, VMU_Ajub_asm_v1.0, whole genome shotgun sequence encodes these proteins:
- the AANAT gene encoding serotonin N-acetyltransferase: protein MSTQSTYRLEPEASQLQPETPKAPGHQRRHTLPANEFRCLTPEDAASVFEIEREAFISVLGICPLYLEEIKHFLTLCPELSMGWFQEGRLVAFIIGSLWDQERLTQESMTLHRPGGHTAHLRALAVHHTFRGQGKGSILMWRFLHHLGRQPAVRRAVLMCEDALVPFYQKFGFRLVGPCAITLGSLTFNELQRSMWDHASRRRNSGS from the exons ATGTCCACACAGAGCACGTACCGGCTGGAGCCCGAGGCCTCGCAGCTGCAGCCGGAGACCCCAAAGGCCCCAGGCCACCAGCGGCGTCATACGCTTCCCGCCAACGAGTTCCGCTGCCTCACCCCGGAGGATGCTGCCAGCGTGTTTGAGATTGAGCGTGAAG CCTTCATCTCTGTCCTGGGCATCTGCCCCTTGTATCTGGAGGAGATCAAGCACTTTCTGACCCTGTGTCCAGAGCTGTCCATGGGCTGGTTCCAGGAGGGCCGCCTTGTGGCTTTCATCATCGGCTCGCTTTGGGACCAGGAGAGACTCACTCAG GAGTCGATGACGCTGCACCGGCCCGGGGGCCACACCGCCCACCTACGCGCCCTGGCCGTGCACCACACTTTCCGGGGACAAGGCAAGGGCTCCATCCTGATGTGGCGGTTCCTGCACCACCTGGGGAGGCAGCCAGCAGTGCGCCGGGCCGTGCTCATGTGTGAGGATGCGCTGGTGCCCTTCTACCAGAAATTCGGCTTCCGCCTCGTGGGCCCTTGCGCCATCACCCTGGGCTCGCTCACCTTCAATGAGCTGCAGCGCTCCATGTGGGACCATGCCTCCCGGCGTAGGAACAGCGGCTCCTGA
- the RHBDF2 gene encoding inactive rhomboid protein 2 — protein MASADKNGESVSSASSSRLQSRKPPNLSITIPPPETAAPGEQASMLPQRPRNPAYVKSVSLQEPRGRWQEGSSEKHPGFRRQASLSQSIRKGTAQWFGVSGDWEVKRQHWQRRSLHHCSVRYGRLKASCQRDLELPSQEVPSFQGTESPKPCKMPKIVDPLARGRAFRHPDEVDRPHAPHPPLTPGVLSLTSFTSVRSGYSHLPRRKRMSVAHMSFQAAAALLKGRSVLDATGQRCRVIKRSFAYPSFLEEDVVDGADTFDSSFFSKEEMSSMPDDVFESPPLSASYFRGIPRSASPVSPDGVQVPLKDSGRAPAPGARRSRRLASTVKHFAFDRKRRHYGLGVVGNWLNRSYRRSISSTVQRQLESFDSHRPYFTYWLTFVHIIITLLVICTYGIAPVGFAQHVTTQLVLRNKGVYESVKYIQQENFWIGPSSIDLIHLGAKFSPCIRKDQQIDQLVLRERDLERDSGCCVQNDHSGCIQTQRKDCSETLATFVKWQDDTGPPMDKSDLGQRRTSGAVCHQDPRTCEEPASSGAHIWPDDITKWPICTEQAKSNRTGFLHMDCQIKGRPCCIGTKGSCEITTREYCEFMHGYFHEEATLCSQVHCLDKVCGLLPFLNPEVPDQFYRLWLSLFLHAGVVHCFVSVVFQMTILRDLEKLAGWHRIAIIFILSGITGNLASALFLPYRAEVGPAGSQFGLLACLFVELFQSWQLLERPWKAFLNLSAIVLFLFVCGLLPWIDNIAHIFGFLSGLLLAFAFLPYITFGTSDKYRKRALILVSLLVFAGLFASLVIWLYVYPVHWPWIEYLTCFPFTSRFCEKYELDQVLH, from the exons ATGGCCTCCGCTGACAAGAATGGCGAGAGCGTCTCCTCCGCGTCCAGCAGCCGCCTGCAGAGCCGGAAGCCGCCCAATCTGTCCATCACCATCCCTCCACCCGAGACCGCGGCCCCTGGCGAGCAGGCCAGCATGCTGCCCCAG AGGCCCAGGAACCCAGCCTACGTGAAGAGTGTCAGCCTCCAGGAGCCACGGGGACGATGGCAGGAGGGCAGCTCAGAGAAGCACCCAGGCTTCCGCCGCCAGGCCTCCCTGTCCCAGAGCATTCGAAA GGGCACAGCCCAGTGGTTCGGGGTCAGCGGCGACTGGGAGGTGAAGCGGCAGCATTGGCAACGCAGGAGCCTGCACCACTGCAGCGTGCGCTACGGCCGCCTCAAGGCCTCGTGCCAGCGGGACCTGGAGCTCCCCAGCCAGGAGGTGCCGTCCTTCCAGGGCACCGAGTCTCCAAAGCCCTGCAAGATGCCCAAG atTGTGGATCCACTGGCCCGAGGACGGGCGTTCCGCCACCCTGACGAGGTGGACAGGCCCCATGCCCCACACCCGCCCCTGACCCCCGGGGTCCTGTCCCTCACATCCTTCACCAGCGTCCGCTCTGGCTACTCCCACCTGCCCCGCCGCAAGAGGATGTCTGTGGCCCACATGAGCTTTCAGGCTGCCGCCGCCCTCCTCAAG GGGCGCTCCGTGCTGGATGCCACGGGACAGCGGTGCCGGGTGATCAAACGCAGCTTTGCCTACcccagcttcctggaggaggacgTGGTCGATGGGGCAGACACATTTGACTCCTCATTTTTTAGTAAG gaagaAATGAGCTCCATGCCCGACGATGTGTTTGagtctcccccgctctctgccagCTACTTCCGGGGGATCCCACGCTCGGCCTCCCCGGTCTCCCCCGATGGGGTGCAGGTCCCTCT GAAGGACTCCGGCCGAGCCCCGGCGCCCGGGGCCAGGCGCAGCAGGCGCCTCGCCTCCACGGTGAAGCACTTTGCCTTTGACCGCAAGAGGCGGCACTACGGCCTGGGCGTGGTGGGCAACTGGCTGAACCGTAGCTACCGCCGCAGCATCAGCAGCACCGTGCAGCGCCAGCTGGAGAGCTTCGACAGCCACCG GCCCTACTTCACCTACTGGCTGACCTTCGTCCACATCATCATCACGCTGCTGGTGATCTGCACGTATGGCATTGCACCCGTGGGCTTTGCCCAGCACGTCACCACCCAGCTG gtgCTCAGGAACAAAGGTGTGTATGAGAGCGTGAAGTACATCCAGCAGGAGAACTTCTGGATCGGCCCCAGCTCG aTCGATTTGATCCACCTGGGAGCCAAGTTCTCGCCCTGCATCCGGAAGGACCAGCAGATCGACCAGCTGGTGCTTCGGGAGCGAGACCTTGAGCGGGACTCGGGCTGCTGTGTCCAGAACGACCACTCGGGCTGCATCCAGACCCAGCGGAAAGACTGCTCG gAGACTTTGGCCACTTTTGTCAAGTGGCAGGATGACACGGGCCCCCCCATGGACAAGTCTGATCTGGGCCAGAGGCGGACATCGGGGGCAGTGTGCCATCAGGACCCCAG AACCTGTGAGGAGCCAGCCTCTAGCGGCGCCCACATCTGGCCCGACGACATCACCAAGTGGCCA ATCTGCACGGAGCAGGCCAAGAGTAACCGCACGGGCTTCTTGCACATGGACTGCCAGATCAAGGGCCGCCCGTGCTGCATCGGCACCAAGGGCAG ctgtgagatcaccacccgGGAATACTGTGAATTCATGCACGGCTATTTCCACGAAGAGGCAACACTCTGCTCCCAG GTGCACTGCTTGGACAAGGTGTGTGGGCTGCTGCCCTTCCTCAACCCCGAGGTCCCAGATCAGTTCTACAGGCTCTGgctgtctctgttcctccacgCTGG CGTGGTGCACTGCTTCGTGTCTGTGGTCTTCCAAATGACCATCCTGCGGGACCTGGAGAAGCTGGCCGGCTGGCACCGCATCGCCATCATCTTTATCCTCAGCGGCATCACCGGCAACCTCGCCAGTGCCCTCTTCCTCCCCTACCGGGCCGAG gtGGGCCCGGCCGGGTCGCAGTTCGGCCTCCTCGCCTGCCTCTTTGTGGAGCTCTTCCAGAGCTGGCAGCTGCTGGAGCGGCCCTGGAAGGCCTTCCTCAACCTGTCGGCCATCGTACTCTTCCTGTTCGTCTGCGGCCTCCTGCCCTGGATCGACAACATCGCCCACATCTTCGGCTTCCTCAGCGGCCTGCTGCTGGCCTTCGCCTTCCTGCCCTACATCACCTTCGGCACCAGCGACAAGTACCGCAAGAGGGCCCTCATCCTGGTCTCGCTGCTGGTCTTCGCCGGCCTCTTCGCCTCTCTGGTCATCTGGCTCTACGTCTACCCCGTGCACTGGCCCTGGATCGAGTACCTCACCTGCTTCCCCTTCACCAGCCGCTTCTGCGAGAAGTACGAGCTGGACCAGGTGCTGCActga